The genome window GAGGGGAGCGCAAATCATGGGAGGCTACATAAGTAAATTCTTCAAGATTGGTGTTGGTCTCTTTAAGTTTATTTTCCATGCGTTTTCGAGTGGTAATATCCACCAGTGAAACCAAGATCATTTTATTGTTGTTTTCGTCAACAAACGGCTTTAAGCCTATTTCTATCGGAAACTCTCTGCCATCAGCGTGTAGAGCCGTTAAATCTCGACCGACTCCCATCATTCTGACGCTTGGCTGTTCAGTATAAGATTGTCTTAAATGCTGATGACCATTGCGATAACGCAGCGGTAGCAGCATTTCAATTGACTGACCAACCAGTTCGTCTATGCTATAGCCGAAACAGCTGCATAATGAGGTGTTGGCGAACGAGATAGTCCCTTCTTGACTGACGACCAGTACGCCATATGGGGCGTGGCTGACAGAGTTTTTAAACATTTGATTGGCTTGCAGGCGGGCAGAAATGTCGACTAGTGTAGCTAGTACTAGAGTATGACCATCGACCTCAATAGGATTTAAGCCTATTTCTATCGGGATTTTTTCGCCATCTTTTTTTAAGGCAAATAGTTCTCTGCCTGCCCCCATTTGCCGCTTTGCTGGGGATGTTAAAAAGTGCTGCATCAGTGATTGATGCCTACTACGGTATTCTTCTGGCAACAGCTTTTCTATATTGCTATCAGCCAATTCTTCCAGTTGATAACCTAAGGTGTTAGCAAGTTCATGATTACAATGTAATATATTGCCTAGTGAGTCGACCACTATGGCACCGGAAGGAATAATATTTACTAGCAAACCCAGTTGCTGCTCTTCTAACGAGAACCGTGTCTTTATATCCATATAATAGTAATTATTTTAAAAAGCGCCTATGTCTTTTTATAGTGCAGAAGTACAATAAAAGCGAGTTTTAGTCGCAATGTTTTTGATGAAACTTTTGTTGCGTGACAGATGAAACTACCCGTTCTACGGGCTGGTTCCAAGTAATAATAAATGTTTTATTAGCAGCTTAGGAAATATCTTCAAACGCTCTAACTTTATCGCCAGTTCATTCTGATTGAAGTTGTTATAGCCATATATCTGCTCTTAGGGAAAGAGCTGTGCTAATAACATTTTCGTAAAAATAAAGCCCAATAGCAAAGTTTGTTATTGGGCTTTCATTCAAATTTGACTTACTAACTTTTAAGCTAACGAGTCTTGTAATGGTGGTACCACCTGTTTCTTACGAGAAAGTACACCGTCTAACCATACTCGACCATTTTCTGATGCTTTACCGTAGGCTTTTTCGGTTAAGTTATCGTTGTCACTGACTACTAGTACTTCCGAACCTTCTTTCATAATGTCGGTTAATAACAACATAACGCTATGGCGATTACCTTCGGCTTTAAGCTTGGCGATATCAGCTTCTAGCTGTTCTTTGATGTTGTCAAAGATGGCGAGGTCGATCACTTCTAACTGACCAATACCGACTAAGTTACCATTCATATCAAAGTCTTTAAAGTCACGTAATACTAAGTCGCGGATTGGTGTGCCTTCAACAGCCGATTTTACTTTAAACATTTCCATGCCTAAGGCTTTTGGATCGTCAATGCCTGCTATTTCAGCTAATGCCTCAACACATTTGATATCGGCGGTGGTACAGGTTGGCGACTTAAAGATAACGGTATCAGATAAGATCGCGCACATCATGGCGCCGGCGATGTTCTTCGGGATTTCAACATTGTGGAAATCGTACATCATCTTGATAATAGTATTGGTACATCCTACCGGACGGATCCAGCACTCTAATGGCGTCGAGGTAGTAATATCGCCCAGTTTGTGATGGTCGATAATACCTAAAATAGTGGCATCATCGATATCATCAGGGCCCTGTGTACGTTCTGAATGGTCAACAATATATAAGCATTCACCTGCATAGCTCATTTTAAGCTCAGGTTGTTCAAAGCCAAATTTATCTAAAATAAATAGCGTCTCAGGTGATAATTCACCTAAACGTGCAGGTACCGTCTCTTCACCTAAGGTAGTTTTTAGATAAGAAAGCGCAATCGCTGAACAAATTGAATCAGAATCCGGAATTTTATGTCCGACAACATAATGTGGCATATTTTAATCTCATATGGCGTTAATCAGTAAACTAACGCTATTTTAACAAACTTTCATGAATAAAAAAAAGCCACTTAAAGTATAAGTAGCTTTCTTTTGAGAATATAGTGACTAAAAGGGGAAGCTTTTAGTTATTGTACTTATTGATAGTAGCTTAAGCAGGTTTCGACTTCGTTTTTCGAACCCATGATCACTTCCACTCGTTGATGAATGCTATCCGGTTCTATATCCATAATACGACCTTGTGAAGTCATGGCTAAACCACCTGCCTGTTCAATTAAAAAACTCATTGGATTGGCTTCATACATCAAACGTAATTTATAAGGTTTTTCCTGGTTTTTGTTGTCAGCAGGGTAAGTGAAAATACCACCGCGGGTTAATACTCGGTGAATATCTCCAACCATGGCTGCTATCCAGCGCATATTGAAATTTTTGCCGCGAGGGCCCTTTTCACCTAGCACCAAATCATGAATGTAATTTTTCATTGGTTGCTGCCAGAACCTTTGGTTTGACATATTTATTGCGAATTCTTGGGTATCCTGAGGCACTTGCACATTGCGCTCTACCAGCAAATAGCCCCCATGGGTTCTATCTAATACATAAAAGTGGGTGCCTTTACCTGTGGTCATTACTAACATCGTGGATGGACCATAAAGGACATAACCAGCACAAACCTGCTTATGACCTGGCTGTTTGAACATATCCGGATTATCGGCAGCCATGTCTTCAGGGGCTTGGTGAATGGAGAAGATGGTACCTATTAATGAATTAATATCGATGTTGGAGCTGCCATCGAGAGGATCAAAAGAAACGATAAACTTGCCGTTTGGGTCACCGGCTACTGAAGTGTCTTCTTCTTCAGAGGAAATCGCTTTAACAAAGCCAGACTCAAGCAGAATATCTTTAAATAATTCATTTGCAACAACATCTAGCTTTTTTTGTACTTCACCCTGAATGTTTTCATCTAAGGTAGAGCCTAATAAGCCTCCTAAATGTGCCTGACTGACGCGAAAAGAAATTTCTTTGGTCGCTGCTAAAATGGTTTTTATTAATGAAATCAAATCTAAAGGTACATTATCCTGACGTAAAGCTGGGGCAAGTCGCTGCATGGTTTTACCTAATTCTTTAGTGAAATACTCTTTTTGAGTAAATTAGTTATTGTTTCTTTTTACTTCTGCTGGCAGCTATACACTGACTAAGTAAAAGTAGGTACGTTAAAGTTTATCGTTTTTTAGCGTTAAAGTAAGCATAGCAATGAAAACTGAAACCTTTCACTCTCGCTTTCATTGCTAATTATAACAATAAATTGCTGCTTATCTGTAGTGTTAAACGGATAAATTTTAACTCAATGGCTGTTATGTATGGCCACAACCTTAAGCGACTTTTTATTGTTCTTGTCGTCTTTTTCAGCCGAGATTGCGAAAGGATGAAAAACGACTTGAGGGGAAGGAGTCCTCAAGTCGCAGTGCAATTAGCACAACAGTAGTGCAATTCCACGAAAGCAGGTAGTGCTAAACGACCTTTGCGGTGTTACTCGTTTGGTAAAATCTTGGGTTAAATCTCTGTAATATTTTAGTCGGGGTCAGCACGATAATATTGCCAATAAAAATCAGTAATAGACCAAAGAAAGTAAATCCACTCCACTGAAAGTTCTCAACAAATGTCGAGATGATCACAGCAACCGCTGGAAACATTATCGTGCTATATGAGGCCTTATGAGCACCGATATTATTGAGTAGTGTTAAATAACAGGTAAATGCCACAACAGAACCAAACACTGCGAGATATATTAATGACGAAATATAAGAGAACGTCATTGAAAAAATGAACGGTTTCCCTTGAACTATATTCATTAGTGCCATAAATAGAGCACCATAAAACATCCCCCAGAAGGTGGTTGGCAATAATGCCAGTCCCTGCTTTTGATTGCGCATTGACAGCATATTACCCGTTGAAGCAAACAACGTGGCGATAAAACAAAGAGCGAGTCCTAGTATTGCCTGATGATCAAAAGTTGTTTGATGAACTTCTGGCCAGAATAGAGTGACAATTCCTAGAATACCGATAGCACCACCTAGATAGGCGCGAATGGTGATCTTGGTCTGATACCAGAGACGGGCATTAATAATGTTAACAAACAGAATTAAGGAAAACGCGATGCAGGTGAGTGCAGAATTAATATATTGCTGGGCATTGTACAACAAATAATAGTTACAGCTAAATAGCGTCATACCAAACAAAATTAGTTGTAAGTGTTGTTTAGCATTAAAACGCAGTGATTGGTTTTTCAGCTTACAATAAGCAAACAGTATTAACGCCGCCAAACCAAATCGATAACTTAAAGACGCTTCGTGGGCGACGTCGCCTAACTGGTAATTAATAGCGATCCAAGTTGACCCCCAGATCAGCACTGTGATCAAGTATAACAGGCTATTGTTCATCGTTAGTCTTGCCCTTGCTGTCGAGAAAGGCAACAGATACGTTCAATTTGCTTTGCTAGCGGAATGGATGGCGATTCCTGAACAATCAGTGTTTGTGCTAACTGATTATTTGCCATTACATTAATCCATTGTTGTACAAGTTGTTTAATCAAATAAGCAAAAGTCATCGTCATCTCCAATAAAGCTGTTGTTAGCACTAGGGCTGATAGCCTGATATCTACTAATGTATGTTGATAGACAGTTTACGGATAATTTGTTTTAATAACATATACAAAAAAATAGAAATAGAACCTATACAGTTTATGCGATTACTTGATAAATCAGCACCAGAATTTTTGTATCAACAAGTCATCGATTTTATTGAGCGACAAGTTGAAAGTGGCATTTTAAAGCCCGGCGATAAGTTGCCGAGTTTGCGTAAGCTCAGCCAGCAATTTGAAATTAGTGTTCCTACGATAAAACAAGCATATATAGAATTGGAGCGTCAGGGCATGATTTGTGCCCGGCCACAATCTGGTTATTACTTGAAAGCAAAACAGGCGAGAACTTTATTGCCAATGCCGGCAAAGTGGGCTTGTTGTCAACCAGTAGAAGTGTCATGTCGCAGTCTAATTGAACAGGTTTATGATGCGATTCATCTGCCTGATACGGTTGCGTTAGGGATCTCTAATCCGGTTAATGCCCATCCACCTGATAAAGCGCTGGCTCGTTTAATGCGTACTGTTTTAAGCCGGGTTTCAGCGAAGGCGGTCAGTTATGGTCCGTTAAATGGCGATGCTAAATTACGTTTAACCATAGCATTAAGGTATCAGGAGCTGGGTATTGATGTGAATCATCAGGATATGGTGATCACTAATGGTGCACAGGAAGCAATTGCAATTGCCTTGCAATGTGTGGCGCAGCGCGGCGATATTATCGCGGTTGAGTCACCGTGTTATTTCGGTTTGATTGAGCTTATCGAAAGCCTGGGGATGAAAGCGCTGGAGGTATATACCTGTACTGAAGATGGTGTTTGTGTCGATGAATTAGCTAAAGTCTTAGAACAACATCCGGTTAAAGCTTGTTTGTTTTCGACTGCGATCAATAACCCACTGGGTTCTATGATGTCGAACGAACACCGTCAGGCATTGGTGCAGTTGTTGGAATCTCGTGATATCCCGTTAATAGAAGACGAAGTCTATAGTGATATCTACTTAACAGAACAACGTCCGGTACCAGCACAGCTATATTCGGAAAAAGGGTTGGTGATGTCTTGCTCATCTTTTTCTAAAACTGCAGCACCAGGTTATCGTATTGGTTGGCTAATTCCGGGTAAATATGAGGAAGAAGCTAAGCGAGTTAAACGGGCAATATCGTGCTCAACTACTATGTTGCAGCAGTGGACATTAACGGATTATTTGTTAAGCGGTGAATATGATCGTCACTTACAAGTGCTTAGAAAAACCTTACGTTATAATTGTGAGCGGATGCGAGCATTAATCGCTGAGCATTTTCCTAAAGAAGTGTGTATTTCTCAGCCTCGGGGCGGCAGTGTGTTATGGGTGCGTTGTCGATCTCATGTTGATACCAAAGAACTGTTTTTTCAGGCGATTGAAAAAGGGGTCAGTTTTGCCCCTGGCGAAATATTCTCTCCTTCCGGAAAATACAAAAACTATATGCGTATTAGTTTTGGTGTCCGTTGGTGTGAAGCTATCGAAAAGGCGATCAAAACCTTAGGTGAATTAGTGCATCAATATCCTGTTAATAAATAACCCTAACCTGGTTAAATAATAATTAATGAAATCATCAGATAGCATAGATCTTAGTAATGAACAGCGTAAACTACCATTAGCGTTTCTACTTCCGTTATTGGCGTCAATTATCGCAGTGTCACCGCTGGCGATTGATATGTATTTGCCTGCAATGCCGATACTTGCAGAGCAATTTAATACTGAAATTCCGAGTGTGCAAAATAGCTTAAGTGTTTATCTATTAGGTTATGCTTTAGGGTTATTGTTTTTTGGTCCGTTATCAGACAAATTTAGCCGACGAAAACTGGTAATAGTTGGGCTAACGGGCTTTGCGCTAGCAAGCTTCTGTTTACCATTTGTTTCCTCTATTAATCAGTTTATTGGGGTACGCTTTATCCAGGCATTTATCAGTAGCGCTGCAACTGTGGTCGTACCGGGAACAATACGAGAACGCTACGGTAAAAATACCGCGAAAGGTTTTTCTTATGTCTCGATGATCATGATGTTAGCGCCTATGGTTGCACCTACGATGGGCAGCGTATTGTTACTCAACAGCTGGCAAACGATATTTTTTGTTTTGGCTGGTTATAGCGTGATTGTGTTGCTCTTGGCAATGGTGTACTTGCCTGACGTTGAGCATCAACTGTCATCTGCAAATATTAGCTTTATCCAGCGTTATAAAATTGTGTTCGCGCATAAAAAAGCGCGTTTTGATTTGATTACTTCTATGGTGGTTTCTTTGGCGTTTTTTGCCTTTATCACCTCTATTTCTTTTGTTTATATTAAGGTTTACCAGGTATCAGAATTTACTTTTAGTATGCTGTTTGCCATCAATGTGTTGGGCCTAATGACCGCTCATTTTATCAATACCAGACTAGTGGTTCGTAAAGGGTCTCGAACTATGCTGAGTTACGGCCTAATACAGGCTTTATTTGCTGCTACTTGTTTGGTGTTTGTTAATTATTGGCAATTGCCTTTAGTTTATACCGTAATTTCGTTATTACTCTTAATGCCGAGCCTGTCGATGATAGCAGTAAATGCTGATGCTTTGATTTTACTAGAATTTCCGCAGGAATCTGGTACGGCTACTGCGGTTATTGGGGTGTTACGCTTTGGCATAGGATCACTAGCCGGGCCAATCTTAGCGTATTTTTATGACGGTAGTGCCTTACCTTTTGCCATGCTGATGTGGTGTGCGATGTTGGTGGTATTGCTCTCTCAGCTTATGAATAAGTTGACGAAAGAAGTAAATGAATAACGAACAGCTTTGATTAATAGGTGACGTGCTGGATAGTACAAAACTGAGGCTGTGCTTGGCTTAGTTATTGCTCGTTTGATGCTTCGTCCGCCTGTTCTTTCAGTTCAACCTGTTTAAGGCGCCAGGTTTTTAACTCAGCATAGTAATGATCCCAAACACAGGGATTACAGGCACTGTCACAACATTCACTATCTGCGGGAGGCAGTGGCTTTTCGTTTATTTCGTTCATATTTACTACTCATTTCTACTGGCTTAAGGAAAATTGCCAGAAACTTAACGTTATTTTACTATTTTTTGCTTGTTATTGCCACGAGTTGCAACATGGCACAGTGGTTAATCAGACAATAAAAAGCCCTGTAAGTACAGGGCTTAAATAATCAAGAATGGTGAGTTACTCACTTTCAGAGAGTTTTTTCTCTAAATAGTGAATATTAGCGCCACCATTGACAAATCCTTGATCGTTAAGGATGTCTTGATGTAGGGCAATATTCGTTTTAATACCGTCAATCACTAACTCGCTTAAGGCATTACGCATACGCGCAATAGCAACATCACGATTATCGCCATAGGTAATTAATTTACCTATCATGGAATCATAATGAGGCGGCACAGAATAATCAGCGTAAATGTGAGAATCCCAGCGCACTCCCATGCCACCTGGTGGATGGAAACGGGTGATTTTACCTGGTGAAGGAATAAAGGTTCTTGGATCTTCCGCATTAATACGGCATTCAATTGAATGGCCTGACACTTTAATATCTTCTTGCTTATAAGATAAGGGTTGCCCGGCAGCAACACGTAATTGCTCTTTAATTAGATCTACGCCAGTGATCATTTCAGTAACTGGATGCTCTACCTGAATACGAGTATTCATTTCAATGAAATAAAACTCACCATTTTCATAAAGAAATTCAAATGTACCCGCACCGCGATAATCAATCTCGAGACAAGCATTGCAACAACGCTCACCGATCTTAGCTCGCATTTCCGGCGTAATACCAGGCGCAGGTGCTTCTTCTACTACTTTTTGGTGACGACGCTGCATTGAACAGTCGCGCTCACCTAAATGAATCGCACCACCTTGGCCATCAGCCATCACCTGAATTTCAACATGACGTGGGTTTTCAAGGAATTTTTCCATGTAGACCATATCATTATGGAATGCAGCGCGCGCTTCTGATTTTGTTAATTGGATAGCATCTAATAACTCAGACTCTTCGCGAACGACACGCATACCACGACCACCGCCGCCACCGGACGCTTTTATAATCACCGGATACCCGATGCGTCGACCATGAGCAAGGTTTAGTTCAGCATCATCAGTTAATGGGCCATCAGAACCAGGTACGCAAGGTACTCCTGCTGCTTTCATCGCTTTAATTGCTGAAACTTTATCACCCATTAAACGAATACTTTCTGCTTTCGGGCCAATAAAAGTAAAGCCTGATTGCTCAACTTGTTCTGCAAAATCAGCGTTTTCCGCTAAAAAACCATAACCAGGGTGAATGGCTACAGCATTGGTGACTTCGGCTGCAGTGATAATGCTCGGAATATCTAAATAACTGTCAGTAGCCGGTGCTTTACCAATACAGATGGTTTCATCTGCTAATAGTACGTGTTTTAAATTACGATCGGCAACCGAATGGACGGCAACCGTTTTTATACCTAACTCTTTACATGCGCGCAGAATTCTTAGCGCAATTTCGCCACGGTTGGCGATAACGACTTTTTCTAACATGGAATTACCCTTACTGGTTGGGCTTATTCAATGATGAATAGCGGTTGATCAAATTCAATAGCGTCTTCGTTGCTCGCTAAAATTTCTTTAATAACACCAGATTTATCCGCTTCGATTTGGTTCATCATCTTCATGGCTTCTAAAATACATAAAGTGTCGCCGGCATTGACGTGTTGACCGACTTCAACAAATGCCGGTGCATCAGGTGAAGCTGCTGAATAGAAGGTACCTACCATAGGTGAGCGTACTATATGACCGCTTAAGGTTTCAGCGGCTGATTCTGTCGCAGGTGCAGAGGCTGGCGCAGGAGCAGGGGCAGCTACCGGGGCTGGAGCAGCCATAGGTGCAGCAATCATAGTGCCACCACGGCTAATGCGTACTGACTCTTCGCCTTCTGAGATTTCTAATTCGTTAATACCTGATTCTTCTACTAATTCGATAAGTTTTTTAATTTTACGAATATCCATGAGATTACCTTATAAACTGTTTTTTATAGTTTCTAATAAGCAATTAATTATTTTAATTACCCTGTGTATTGTTTAACCAATCTGTTGCAGCATCTAATGCGTAGCGATAGCCATTTTTACCACATCCGCAAATAACCGCTTGTGCAATATCGGAGAAATAAGAATGTTGGCGAAATGCTTCTCGGGCATGAACATTAGTTAAGTGAACTTCGATAAACGGAATATTGACCGCCAATAGAGCGTCTCTAAGGGCTATGCTTGAATGAGTAAGTGCTGCTGGATTGATAATGATAAAGTCTACTTGTTCAAATGATTGATGAACTTTATCGATTAATATATGTTCGGCATTTGATTGCAAATGACTTAAGTTAATATTGTGGTTTTGTGCAATATCCGTTAATTCATCCATGATAGTTGCTAATGACAGTGAACCATAGATCTCAGGTTCTCGCTTGCCTAGCATATTTAAGTTAGGGCCATTAAGCACTAAAATGTTAAACTTTGCTGTCATCTTTGTTAAAACACCACGTAAATATAGTTTATGTCGTTATCATCACACAATTGCTGTAATAATGGAATGATGAATTGTATTTTGCAATAAATTATAAAATTAATCGCATATTATAGAGTTTTCGCCGAAATTAGCAGCAAAATACTGGTCTAATCTCTTTGGGTTGGTGTTTTTTATAGCAAACAGACCTAAAAATTTGTCATTTAGCTTATTTTTACTAGACTTAGTGTGAAAAAATATGATTCTATTTGTTTTAATTTTAATTACTTAGCTACTTTTCATTGCTAATTGTTCGTCTCGGTATGATCAGATAGAACATTATTGTGTCAGTGATAAGGATATCGTTATTCTTCGTGTTCTTAAATTGAGTTTGTTTATTCTGGGCGTAAGTACTGTGAATTTTTCATTTGCAGTGGATATTATTACTCATCGTTCAGTCACGGTAGATTCAATCAATACGGCTCAGCTCCGAAGAATTTTTACCATGCGACAACAACGATGGGGGGATAATAAGCCAATCGTGGTGTTCGTCTTACCAAGTCAAGATCCTCTTCATATTAAATTTTCAACACAAGTATTAAAAATATTTCCCTATAAGCTCGACAGAATATGGAATAAATTGACGTTTTCAGGATTAGGTGTTGCACCAAGAGTCGTTAAGTCTCAACAAGAATTAATTCAATTAGTCAGTGCAACCCCAGGGGCTGTTGGCTATGCGGAAAAAGTAAATAAGGATAAAGATGTCAATGTTGTTACTATGGCAAAGTAAAGGCCTCAAATTTCGTATTAGGCAATGGCTGAGAACATTGGTCTGTATGCTATTTACTTCTGCGGCTTATGGCTATGAACTTAATAATGAGTCATGGCAAGTACATGGCTTTCTGGCGCAGGGAATTATAGATGTTAACGGTACTAATTTTGTCAGTGATGAAGATGAATTATCAACGGATTTAACCGAATTAGGGGTAAATGCCTCTTATCGGGTAAATGATATTATTCGCCTTACTGGTCAAGCGGTTTATCTTAATGGTGGTAACCGTTACGTTGAAGGAGCGAGAATTGACTATGCGTTAGTGGATATTGGTTTGCTTCATGACGAAAACTGGCTGGTTAACCTTTATTTAGGGCGTTATAAAAACAATAATTGGCTTTATTCCAGCACCCGGGATATTCCTCATGCCCGGCCGAGTATTATTTTGCCGCAATCAATCTATTTTGATGGCTTTCGAGACATTGCTATGGGGAGTGATGGTGCCGCGTTAAAAATAAGCTATAGCTCAGAGGAATATGGTAATTTTGATATTAACCTTAACTATGGTGCTTCAAAACTAAGTACTAAAGATGTCAAATTACTATTAGGCGATTTAGTGCATGGTAAGGGGGATCAGGAATACGATGCACAAGGAAGTTTTTACTGGCAACCGGAATTATCTCCATGGCAGTTTGGCTTTTCAATGTTGGATGCCAAGTTTAAATATCAACACACAGAGTTAGATTTTTTAACTGATGCCACTTTTACTTTCCAGCAGTATACCGCTAATGTGATGTATGAAGGTGAAAAGTGGCAATTTAGTAGCGAAATTTTTCAGCAGCACTTTACTATTGAAGGGTTATATTTTAATGGCTTTGAAAATAAAAGCTTAGGACAAGGGGCCTTTATACAGTCGCAATATAACTATAATAATCAATTGTCGTTTCTAGTGCGTGGCGAACGCTTTTATCAGGACAAAGATGATAAGAATGGCAGCAAACTGGAAGTGATCTCGCAAGGTACTGTCCCTAGATATTTTGCTTATCAAAATGATCTAACTTTTGGTGTATCGTATGACTTTTCCAGTTCATTTCGTATGCAGCTTGAATATCACCAAGTGGAAGGTACTGCCCGGTTAACCCCTATTGTTCTGCCAAATGCGGCAATTAATGACAGAGAAAAATGGAGCATTTTCGCTGTACAACTCATGTATTGGTTTTAGATGATGAATAAATTATTCGTTAGTGTTCCAACCAAGTTATTATTGCTGGTGATCAGTGCTTTATTGTTACTAAGCGCTGGTATTTCAGTGATGTCTATCGATCGTTTGAATAAAGAGTTCAAGCGCTTTCAAGTGGAAAAAATACAGCAAGGTCAGGATCAACTGAAATTACATAGTGATATTGCGAAAAACCAATTAGGTTTGTGGATTGAATCTTTTACCGATATGGTGCAACTAGATTCGATTGATGATAACCAGACGCTGGCCTTAGCTATAGAGCGTCAGTTTGACGCCTTACAAATTAATCATAATGTTGATAATGCCTGGTTAATTGACAGCAATGAAAATTTGCTTTATCAGTCAAGCGCTGCTAATTCAGATATTCGCAGTGCTGCAAACTCCGCCTTAAAGACCCAGCAACCTTGGTATCAGTTAACATGCGACAAGCGATGTTTGCAGTTAATTGCCGTGCCCTTGATTAATGCAAATGGTGAATCAGTGGTGATAGTGATGACTATTTCTTTAGTCGATATTATCTATGCGATTAATCAGGCATTAAATAGTGAAATTGCCGTGGTCAGTTTTGCTAATAATGAACAGGCCTTGATCGCTAATGGATTGTTTGTATCTTCATCAAATTTAGCGCTAATGAAGCAAATTCTTAAACAAGATGCTGCCAATGCTTTAGTAAAAAAAGTGAAACAGCTGGGCTTGCAGGTAGGGATAGCGAAAAGTAGCTACTTAATTAATTTAATGCCGCTAGCGCAAACAGATAATCGGCAATTTTTTCTGCTACTTGCGGATGACGTTAGCTCAATTACTGAAGAGTACAGCCAATACCGTTTGCAGTTTTTACTGTCGGCGTTATTGATTTTTATCACGCTGGCGGTGTTTGTTTATTTTGTTACTAATCCATTTACTAATCGTATTTTAAAGTTATCTAATGCCTTACCCTTATTGGCCCGTAAAGAATTTGAAAAATTTCGTCTGATCCAGCTTAATCGCCGTCGGCTTTTTGCCGATGAACTGGATATAGTGGCCGATTCAGCCACTGAACTGAGTTATGAATTAGAGCAGCTTAATATTGAAGTAGAGCAAAAAACCAAGGAGCTGGAAAATATCGCCATGTATGATCTGCTGACCGGTTTGCCCAACCGTAATATGCTTAATTATCACTTGCGAAAATCAGTAGCCAATATTGCCCGTTATAAGCATGGCGTAGCGGTTTTATTTTTAGATTTAGATGACTTTAAAAAGGTTAATGATAGCCATGGTCATTCGGAAGGTGACAAGTTATTGATAGAAGCCGCCAATCGCTTGCGTGTTAGTGTCCGTAATATCGATTTGGCCTGTCGCTTTGGTGGTGATGAATTTGTCGTTGTGCTCAGTCATGTTAACAGTGAGGTTGATGCGATCCCGGTTGCGGAGCAAATTTTAGAAAGTTTTAAAGCGCCGATTAAAATTGGTTCCAGTATTTTTTATGTTT of Thalassotalea insulae contains these proteins:
- a CDS encoding multidrug effflux MFS transporter — encoded protein: MKSSDSIDLSNEQRKLPLAFLLPLLASIIAVSPLAIDMYLPAMPILAEQFNTEIPSVQNSLSVYLLGYALGLLFFGPLSDKFSRRKLVIVGLTGFALASFCLPFVSSINQFIGVRFIQAFISSAATVVVPGTIRERYGKNTAKGFSYVSMIMMLAPMVAPTMGSVLLLNSWQTIFFVLAGYSVIVLLLAMVYLPDVEHQLSSANISFIQRYKIVFAHKKARFDLITSMVVSLAFFAFITSISFVYIKVYQVSEFTFSMLFAINVLGLMTAHFINTRLVVRKGSRTMLSYGLIQALFAATCLVFVNYWQLPLVYTVISLLLLMPSLSMIAVNADALILLEFPQESGTATAVIGVLRFGIGSLAGPILAYFYDGSALPFAMLMWCAMLVVLLSQLMNKLTKEVNE
- a CDS encoding oxidoreductase-like domain-containing protein; the protein is MNEINEKPLPPADSECCDSACNPCVWDHYYAELKTWRLKQVELKEQADEASNEQ
- the accC gene encoding acetyl-CoA carboxylase biotin carboxylase subunit; this encodes MLEKVVIANRGEIALRILRACKELGIKTVAVHSVADRNLKHVLLADETICIGKAPATDSYLDIPSIITAAEVTNAVAIHPGYGFLAENADFAEQVEQSGFTFIGPKAESIRLMGDKVSAIKAMKAAGVPCVPGSDGPLTDDAELNLAHGRRIGYPVIIKASGGGGGRGMRVVREESELLDAIQLTKSEARAAFHNDMVYMEKFLENPRHVEIQVMADGQGGAIHLGERDCSMQRRHQKVVEEAPAPGITPEMRAKIGERCCNACLEIDYRGAGTFEFLYENGEFYFIEMNTRIQVEHPVTEMITGVDLIKEQLRVAAGQPLSYKQEDIKVSGHSIECRINAEDPRTFIPSPGKITRFHPPGGMGVRWDSHIYADYSVPPHYDSMIGKLITYGDNRDVAIARMRNALSELVIDGIKTNIALHQDILNDQGFVNGGANIHYLEKKLSESE
- the accB gene encoding acetyl-CoA carboxylase biotin carboxyl carrier protein, which codes for MDIRKIKKLIELVEESGINELEISEGEESVRISRGGTMIAAPMAAPAPVAAPAPAPASAPATESAAETLSGHIVRSPMVGTFYSAASPDAPAFVEVGQHVNAGDTLCILEAMKMMNQIEADKSGVIKEILASNEDAIEFDQPLFIIE
- the aroQ gene encoding type II 3-dehydroquinate dehydratase, giving the protein MTAKFNILVLNGPNLNMLGKREPEIYGSLSLATIMDELTDIAQNHNINLSHLQSNAEHILIDKVHQSFEQVDFIIINPAALTHSSIALRDALLAVNIPFIEVHLTNVHAREAFRQHSYFSDIAQAVICGCGKNGYRYALDAATDWLNNTQGN
- a CDS encoding bifunctional diguanylate cyclase/phosphodiesterase yields the protein MMNKLFVSVPTKLLLLVISALLLLSAGISVMSIDRLNKEFKRFQVEKIQQGQDQLKLHSDIAKNQLGLWIESFTDMVQLDSIDDNQTLALAIERQFDALQINHNVDNAWLIDSNENLLYQSSAANSDIRSAANSALKTQQPWYQLTCDKRCLQLIAVPLINANGESVVIVMTISLVDIIYAINQALNSEIAVVSFANNEQALIANGLFVSSSNLALMKQILKQDAANALVKKVKQLGLQVGIAKSSYLINLMPLAQTDNRQFFLLLADDVSSITEEYSQYRLQFLLSALLIFITLAVFVYFVTNPFTNRILKLSNALPLLARKEFEKFRLIQLNRRRLFADELDIVADSATELSYELEQLNIEVEQKTKELENIAMYDLLTGLPNRNMLNYHLRKSVANIARYKHGVAVLFLDLDDFKKVNDSHGHSEGDKLLIEAANRLRVSVRNIDLACRFGGDEFVVVLSHVNSEVDAIPVAEQILESFKAPIKIGSSIFYVSTSIGISYCRDEISKPEQLISQADIAMYEAKDNGGGQYHIYHQDMYQRVAHRVMMETEVRQALAKGQFSLSLQPQVMAKSKKIYGFEALLRWRHPEKGMISPDDFIPILENSEHMVELGYWVIRRCFEIVKQLQRYGLKDVRIAMNLSAGQFVDGNLPQYLHALLREFSLPARLFELELTEQTLVKDIDRAIEMMNNLRTIGFSFAIDDFGTGYSSLAYIKKMPVDVIKIDKSFIFGMLENHADYQIITSTIAMVKNLGLTVVAEGVESSAQLRSLSESNCDIIQGYYFSKPVPEKELLAFLDNHVVDGCWKTAPQVTFQ